In the genome of Natronomonas salina, the window GGTGTTTTCGTATTCAAACCCACAGCACAATCTAAACTATATTTTTAATATGGTGTATGTACGCCAGAGGATTTTGGGGATAATTCTAATTGCTGCATTCACTACGGTTCACTTTACATCGGTGTTCCTAATGGCGATCATGATATTTTTGATAGCAGCTGTCTCTGCGTCTTATAAAGACAAGTCCAACGCCCTCTTCTATTCTATCTTATTAGTATTAATACTCTTTGTATATTTAGCTTATATAGGGGGTGGTTTCGATCGAACTATTTCCACGATTTTCACAGGTTCAATCGTACCACTCTTTTTTGCGGAGGATGCTGTCGCCAGCAACAATCCTGATCGTGCTATTGGTGCCGGGACAGTGCTGGTAACCTGGTTGGTTCGAACAGGATTTCTCCTAGCATCAGTAGCCTTGGGATGTAAGTGGCTTTTCGGTGAACGTGACCCGGATACTGCAAAATTATTTGTTTGTACGAGTGTATTCGGTTTCCTTGCACTCCTTCCGATGCTCGGAGTCGATATTATTCTGAATCCAGGTAGGTTATTGACATTCTTCGCGATACCTTACGCCTTAATATACGCATCGGGTGTTGAAACTGTGTATAAGGATACAGGATCTTGGAAGAGAGCGGTGAGCTCAGCTGGTATCCTCTTGCTCTGTTGTCTAGTGGTTTTAAGTGTGCTATCACCGCTCCCTAGTGTCTTAATTGGGGACACTAGCTATATCCAAGATTCTTACGGTGAAGGGGAAGAAAACTACCAGTTGAATGAACAAAATGAGGATGCAAAGATTTTTGCTCTAAATAGACTTCAAGGTAATAGCACCATTGGGTCTAATGTTCCACGCATATACTACACGTTGTGGATAGGTACAAATAACCCAAGATATCTCATTACCATGAAGCAATGCGAAGATAATATATATTCAAATGGGAAAATAAATATATGTGTTAAATAAAAAATCTTAAATATATATGGTTTAGATAAATAAATTACTGCCTGATAGGTCCACTCAGGTCAATCTTGATACAATGCGAAGAGTGGTATGACGTGGAGTGATTATAGTTCGTCAAGATATTTGAAAATACGATATTTATCTGGCGATTATCTTTGATATTCGGCATTGGATATGAAGCTACCAAAACAATTATTTATTGAACTGAACTGCTGTTACTGGACTATGTAGTTACATTACTTTCCCATCTTTTATATCTATCCCTGGTCTATTCCCCGATAATGGTTAAGATTGGGGTTCTCACTTTCCATAACAATGAAAATCGAGGCGCAATTCTCCAAGCATACTGCCTATGTAATCTTCTCGGAGACATTTTTGATGCGAAAGCAGAAGTAATTGAATATAGGACCGAAGCAAAGGAGCGAGCAAGAAAAATTAACCTCATACTCTCAAAGAGACCACTGAGATTACCCCATAAATATAGAGATCGTAGAATTGTAGAAAATTTTATTGAATCAAACATCCCGAATAGCCAGCGAAGTTTAACTACTAATGATCACGATGCTGCGGTATCATGGCTTCGTGACCAAGAATACGACATTTTAGTGACCGGGAGTGATGAAATCTGGAAAATACGTAATCGATCGCGAAATAGTATTGGTATGGAGTTAAAAAATAGCCTGGTTAAGAGAATTTCACCGACACGACCCTTCCCAAATTTGTACTTCTTAGATCCATCACTTTCCGCTACCAAAGTAGCATACGCCGCGTCAGGGAACACAACTAATCTAACAGAGTTATCGGATAATCAAATCAATACACTCAGACGACATCTCCGGACCTATGACGCCATCAGTGTTCGGGACCGCCACACGAAACAGTTAGTTGAGGAGCTAGGATTTGGAGATGTCTCCCAGGTTCCTGATCCGACTCTTATGATCGAAATCCCTCAAAAAGATGCTGCCACCATACTTCATCAGCTGGGTATAGATACAAAACAGCAAATTCTTGGGTTCCATGCTCCTGATACCCCACTACTACAAGAAATATGTGATATATATCGCGACAAAGGTTACCAGATTGTTGCTCTCAGATCTTCAAGTTTTGCGGATGTTGAACTTGAAGGGGTGGTTGATCCGTTTGAATA includes:
- a CDS encoding polysaccharide pyruvyl transferase family protein, which gives rise to MVKIGVLTFHNNENRGAILQAYCLCNLLGDIFDAKAEVIEYRTEAKERARKINLILSKRPLRLPHKYRDRRIVENFIESNIPNSQRSLTTNDHDAAVSWLRDQEYDILVTGSDEIWKIRNRSRNSIGMELKNSLVKRISPTRPFPNLYFLDPSLSATKVAYAASGNTTNLTELSDNQINTLRRHLRTYDAISVRDRHTKQLVEELGFGDVSQVPDPTLMIEIPQKDAATILHQLGIDTKQQILGFHAPDTPLLQEICDIYRDKGYQIVALRSSSFADVELEGVVDPFEYYGMYGLFDMVVTSSLHSTIFSIKHGTPFVTINESEIYRTLESKTFSLLNDFSLLERHIHAVDGDISKFYEKQNYLEEKPDVEHISNRITKLKEKGYEFLEEVKNLHETNNR